AAGCCGCGCTACATGATCATCCACGCCACGGCTCCAACCCTGACGAACGACATGCGCACGACCTTCATCGGCAAGGCGGTGGGCACAATCACTATGGCCATCGGCACGCACGTTACGCCGATGACTCGCGAAACGCTCGAATCCTACCCAACGCTCGATATTGTGGTGCGCGGTGAACCGGAACTGACCATTGTTGATGTCATTCGCACGATTGACCGGGTAGTCGAAGAAGAGCGTGCGGCTGATACGGTCCCCGTCGGCAACCCCGACCTGACGCCGCCCTGGCGCAAGCTACCGTTTCCCGATGCGTCATATCTGACAACCCGTGGCCGCTTCTTAGGCGTGCATCCCAAAATTATTGCTAAAGCTCTGCGCGAAACCCTCGGTGTTGGCTACCGCGACGAGCACGGCGAAGTCCGCATCAACCCTGACCGCCCGTTCATTGAAGACCTCGACACACTACCCATTCCCCTCCACGATCAGTTACCCTGGCAACGCTACAAAGTGCCAATCGTGGGTGGCCCCTACACCTTCGTCCTGACCAGTCGCGGCTGCCCGGCTGGCTGCCGCTACTGCATCAAGCACGTCACCTACCAGTCGAGCGTTCGCCATCGCAGCCCCCACCACGTCCTGCAAGAGATGGTGATGCTGAAAGAAATGGGCATGCATCACATCCACTTCGAGGCCGACCTGTTTACGGTCAAGAAGGAATTTGTCTACGATCTCTGCCACACGATTATCAAAGAGGGCTTAAAACTGCGGTGGAGCTGCAACAGTCGCGTCGATTTTGTGGACGAAGATGAACTGCGCCTGATGCGTAAGGCCGGCTGCTTCATGATCGCCTGGGGGCTGGAGAGCGGGAGCGAAGAGGTGTTGAAGCGCGCCCGCAAGGGTACCACCGTCAAACGGATCGAAGAGACGATTGCCGCCAGCCATCGCGCCGGTATCATGAACTGGGGCTATTTCATCATCGGTCTGCCGGGCGAAACGGTCGAAACCATCCAACAGACCATTGCACTCTCGAAACGGCTTCCCCTCGATATTGCCCTGTTCCATATTGCCACCCCCTACCCTGGCACACCCTTCTACTACGAAGCCGTCGCCAATGGCTGGATTCGCATGAACCAGTGGGAAGACTACGACATGTATTCGCACACGGTGCTCAACTACCCACACCTCAGCTCGGCTGATCTGGAGTACTGGGCCAAACGTGCAGCTCGCGAGTGGTCACTAAGGCCACGACCAATCATGACCTTCCTCAAGGGTGCGGCTAACCCTGAAACCTGGGGTCAGCTCTGGCAAATCGGCGTGAACCATCTCAAGTGGATCGGCGGCAGCTTACGGAATGAAGGACTGCGCCGGCTGAGCGGTAGCAGTATGTAGACACCACGATCCGTATTGTATGCCTGACCTGACAGTGGCCGGCGGGAATGCCCGCCGCGCCACCGGGTCGTTGTTGGCATCGAGGGAACCATGCACAAACAGCTCACGACCGATCTTCTACGACCAACGTCAGACCTGGTGCGTTTCGGTGAACGAGCAGCAACACTGCTCCTCGTCGTCATCATCGGGCTGCTCGCCCTGGTGAATCTGCCCTATGCACCGCGCACCTGGTTCGACGAGGGATCG
This genomic window from Chloroflexus aurantiacus J-10-fl contains:
- a CDS encoding B12-binding domain-containing radical SAM protein, whose product is MSEQEMTPVQRKQAPGDKPTGIKLVAPARPNERAGEIRFVEMPREKTPRLDVLVLNPPSPDGDLFLRDIARVGRRTRDGIIWPQTALAQIAAVVKEAGYSVEVIDAIGLMMDWKSFEKYMWEKKPRYMIIHATAPTLTNDMRTTFIGKAVGTITMAIGTHVTPMTRETLESYPTLDIVVRGEPELTIVDVIRTIDRVVEEERAADTVPVGNPDLTPPWRKLPFPDASYLTTRGRFLGVHPKIIAKALRETLGVGYRDEHGEVRINPDRPFIEDLDTLPIPLHDQLPWQRYKVPIVGGPYTFVLTSRGCPAGCRYCIKHVTYQSSVRHRSPHHVLQEMVMLKEMGMHHIHFEADLFTVKKEFVYDLCHTIIKEGLKLRWSCNSRVDFVDEDELRLMRKAGCFMIAWGLESGSEEVLKRARKGTTVKRIEETIAASHRAGIMNWGYFIIGLPGETVETIQQTIALSKRLPLDIALFHIATPYPGTPFYYEAVANGWIRMNQWEDYDMYSHTVLNYPHLSSADLEYWAKRAAREWSLRPRPIMTFLKGAANPETWGQLWQIGVNHLKWIGGSLRNEGLRRLSGSSM